TAAGTTTTATGGAGATTTCTTTGGAAAAAATGAAGATTTGAGTGAAATTGAGAATTTGTTGAAAAATACTAAGTATACAAAGGAAGCTGTGAAGGAAAAACTGGAAACAGTTGATATTGGTGAGTATTTTTCTAGGTTTACGGTGGATGAAGTTGTGGAAGTTATTGTTGAATAAAGAGAAATTTTAATTGATAAATTTAGTATAAAATGATATACTAAATTAAAATAAAGTATTATAATAATTTGATAACCTTACATTTATTTTATGTAAGGTTTTTAAAATATATGTATAAAAAAATTAATTATGATATTTTTAGCGAATAGTTTTGCATTATAAACAATAAAGACTAAAAATATTACAACTGACATATTGCTAAAATTTTTTAAGTTTTACGACAGAATGTGTGAAAGGAAGTATCAATGAAAACAATATCACTTTTTTGTGGTGCTGGGGGATTAGATTTAGGTTTTAAAAATGTTGGTTTTGATATAGTTTGGGCTAATGATTCTGATAAGTTTGCAGTCGAATCTTATAAAAAAAATGTAGGAGAACATGTTGTTCTCGGAGATATAACTGAAATCGATTTAAATTCCATACCATTAACAGAGGTTATAATCGGTGGATTTCCGTGTCAACCTTTTAGTATAATGGGTTCAGAATTAGGTTTTGAAGACACAAGAGGAACACTTTTTTTTAGAATATTAGAAATTATTAGAAATCAAAAACAAAGAGGTAATCTTCCTAAAGTTATTGTACTTGAAAATGTAAAAAGGTTACTTACTCATGATAAGGGAAATACTTTTAAAATTATAAAAAAATCACTTGAAGGCTTGGGATATAATATTTTTTATAAAGTCTTAAATAGTGCTGACTATGGTATTCCACAAATAAGAAACAGAGTTTTTATAGTATGTTTCTTAGATAAAGAGATAAATTTTGAATTTCCAAAAGAAGTAAAATTAGATAAAACAATGCAAGATTTATTAGAAAAAAATGTAGACGAAAAGTATTTTTTATCAGAAAAAATAATTCCCACTATTCTTTCTTCGGGAACAAAAAATTATAAAGCAAAAACTGAAATTGATTTAAAAATTGCTAGACCTTTATGTTCAACAATGCATAAAATGCATCGTGCTTCACAAGATAACTATATCACAGATAACGGTAGGATTAGAAGATTAACTCCAAGAGAAGCAGCAAGACTTCAAGGATTTCCTGAAAACTTTGAAATTATTGTTTCTGATACTCAAGCATATAGACAATTTGGAAATGCAGTTACAGTTACAGTTGCTGAAAAAGTTGCTCTTTCTATTAAGGAGGCGATAGATGTTTAAAATAAATTATAAGAGTGATTATATCGAATTAAAAGAAATTTTAAAAATTATAAATCAAGAATATAAAATGAAATATTCTGAGAAGAAAGAAAAAGAAAATATCTCTTTGCTTTGTCAAGAGTCGGAAGATGTTTATTTAAACAATCGTTCAAAAGAATACATTAATTTTTTAGAAGAAGATAATCAATTTAAAAAATTATTTGGAACTCTTGATTTAGAAAACAAAGATCATTATAATTTAGTAAAAAAATATTTTAATAGTTTTTGTAATTTAGAAAGAAAAAAAGAGAGAAAAAAAAATAATTTTATTGATTTATTCTGTGGAGCAGGTGGACTTTCACTTGGGTTTGTTCAAGAAGGATATAATGTTAATTTTGCTTGTGATTTTGAAAAAGCTTGTATTGAAACTTATTTATTTAATCATCCAAACACAAATAGTGAATATATCAAACTTGTTGATATTAAAGAAATTGAACACAATATTTTAAATTTTTTAAGTAATAAAGAAGTAAGTGTTGTTATAGGGGGTCCTCCTTGTCAAGGTTTTAGCATAGCAAATCAGCAAAGAGTCATTGATGATCCTAGAAATGAATTATATAAATCTTATGTAAATGTTGTTAGACAAGTGAAACCTAAATTTTTTGTTATGGAAAATGTAAAAGGTATGTTAAAAGTAGCGAATCAAGTTGTTGAAGATTTTGAGAATATCGGATATAAAGTTGTTTATAAAATATTAAATGCTAAAGATTTTGGAATTCCGCAAAATAGAGAACGACTAATATTTATTGGCAATAGAATCAATATTGAAAATAATAAGATTTTTGAAAAAATAGAGAAGAGTAGAGTTTATAAAACTATAACATTACGAGAGGCTATATCTGATTTAAAAATTTTGGAAGCTTCGCGATTAAAAAATAAAACAAATATTATTTCTGAAAAAACTGGTGGAATTGTAATAAAAAATAAAAATTTCAATAACAATGATTACCTTAGTTCTATTAATTTAAATGAATTAAAGTCTATTGTAACATTTAATCATCAAGCTAGATACAATAACGATAGAGATATAGAGATTTTTTCAAGATTAAATCAAGGAGATAAATCAGATGATTCTAAAATAGCAGATATAATGCCTTATCAAAATAGAAGTCATATTTTTAAAGATAAATATTATAAACTTATTTACGATAATATTTGCAAAACAATAACAGCTCATATGAAATTTGATTGTAATATGTATATCCATCCAACACAAGCTAGAGGTCTTACTCCAAGGGAAGCTGCAAGAGTACAGTCGTATCCTGATGACTATGTTTTTAAAGGAACGTTTACAAAAACTTATATGCAAATAGGCAATTCAGTGCCTCCTTTATTAGGGAGAAAAATAGCTAGGGTTTTAAAAAAATATTTAAAGGAGGAGATTTAGATGAGTTTTA
This is a stretch of genomic DNA from Leptotrichia hofstadii. It encodes these proteins:
- a CDS encoding DNA cytosine methyltransferase, encoding MKTISLFCGAGGLDLGFKNVGFDIVWANDSDKFAVESYKKNVGEHVVLGDITEIDLNSIPLTEVIIGGFPCQPFSIMGSELGFEDTRGTLFFRILEIIRNQKQRGNLPKVIVLENVKRLLTHDKGNTFKIIKKSLEGLGYNIFYKVLNSADYGIPQIRNRVFIVCFLDKEINFEFPKEVKLDKTMQDLLEKNVDEKYFLSEKIIPTILSSGTKNYKAKTEIDLKIARPLCSTMHKMHRASQDNYITDNGRIRRLTPREAARLQGFPENFEIIVSDTQAYRQFGNAVTVTVAEKVALSIKEAIDV
- a CDS encoding DNA cytosine methyltransferase, which translates into the protein MFKINYKSDYIELKEILKIINQEYKMKYSEKKEKENISLLCQESEDVYLNNRSKEYINFLEEDNQFKKLFGTLDLENKDHYNLVKKYFNSFCNLERKKERKKNNFIDLFCGAGGLSLGFVQEGYNVNFACDFEKACIETYLFNHPNTNSEYIKLVDIKEIEHNILNFLSNKEVSVVIGGPPCQGFSIANQQRVIDDPRNELYKSYVNVVRQVKPKFFVMENVKGMLKVANQVVEDFENIGYKVVYKILNAKDFGIPQNRERLIFIGNRINIENNKIFEKIEKSRVYKTITLREAISDLKILEASRLKNKTNIISEKTGGIVIKNKNFNNNDYLSSINLNELKSIVTFNHQARYNNDRDIEIFSRLNQGDKSDDSKIADIMPYQNRSHIFKDKYYKLIYDNICKTITAHMKFDCNMYIHPTQARGLTPREAARVQSYPDDYVFKGTFTKTYMQIGNSVPPLLGRKIARVLKKYLKEEI